One part of the Actinomycetota bacterium genome encodes these proteins:
- the rplE gene encoding 50S ribosomal protein L5, with protein MATKTKEQGRQGGQGRQGGGEKRPAEPREPLGPRERPRLKLRYQSEVRQKLKESLGLGNIMEVPGLEKIVINMGVGRATQQASLLEGAVNDLSLIAGQKPQVTKARRSIAAFKLREGNAIGAMVTLRGDRMWEFFDRLISVTIPRIRDFRGLPPNSFDGRGNYTFGVNEQLIFPEIDYDKVDAPRGMDITIVTTARNNAEGRALLDAFGFPFRREGSI; from the coding sequence ATGGCTACGAAGACGAAGGAACAGGGCCGCCAGGGGGGCCAGGGCCGCCAGGGGGGTGGCGAGAAGAGGCCAGCCGAGCCGCGGGAGCCGCTGGGCCCCCGGGAGCGGCCCCGCCTCAAGCTGCGTTACCAGTCCGAGGTACGCCAGAAGCTCAAGGAGTCGTTGGGCCTCGGCAACATCATGGAAGTCCCCGGCCTCGAGAAGATCGTGATCAACATGGGCGTCGGCCGGGCCACCCAGCAGGCGTCGCTGCTCGAAGGCGCGGTGAACGACCTCTCGCTGATCGCCGGCCAGAAGCCTCAGGTGACCAAGGCCCGGCGCTCGATCGCCGCTTTCAAGCTGCGCGAAGGCAACGCCATCGGCGCCATGGTCACACTGCGGGGCGACCGGATGTGGGAGTTCTTCGACCGCCTCATCAGCGTCACGATCCCCCGCATCCGCGACTTCCGGGGCCTGCCGCCCAACTCGTTCGACGGGCGGGGCAACTACACCTTCGGGGTCAATGAGCAGCTCATTTTCCCTGAGATCGACTACGACAAGGTCGACGCCCCCCGGGGTATGGACATCACCATCGTGACGACGGCGCGCAACAACGCCGAAGGGCGGGCCCTGCTCGACGCCTTCGGCTTTCCGTTCCGCCGGGAAGGTTCCATCTAA
- the rplX gene encoding 50S ribosomal protein L24 translates to MKLKKGDRVRVLSGKDRGDEGEIMRVLPKEGRVIVEGVNVAKKHQKALRATMQAGIIDKDMPMPASNLAIICSACGPTRIGYRFDGDNKIRICKKCKSDL, encoded by the coding sequence ATGAAACTGAAAAAGGGTGACCGGGTTCGCGTCCTCAGCGGCAAAGACCGTGGCGACGAGGGCGAGATCATGCGCGTCCTGCCCAAGGAGGGCCGGGTGATCGTCGAGGGTGTCAACGTGGCCAAGAAGCACCAGAAGGCGCTCCGGGCCACGATGCAGGCCGGGATCATCGACAAGGACATGCCCATGCCGGCGTCCAACCTGGCCATCATCTGTTCCGCCTGCGGGCCTACCCGCATTGGCTACCGCTTCGATGGGGACAACAAGATCCGCATCTGCAAGAAGTGCAAGAGCGACCTGTAA
- the rplN gene encoding 50S ribosomal protein L14, producing the protein MIQQETRLRVADNSGAKEVLCIKVLGGSKRRYASIGDIIVGTVKDAIPGAAVKKGDVVKCVVVRTKKENRRPDGSYIRFDENAAVLINDALQPRGTRIFGPVGRELRDKKFMRIISLAPEVL; encoded by the coding sequence GTGATCCAGCAGGAGACCCGCCTGCGGGTCGCCGACAACTCGGGCGCCAAGGAGGTCCTGTGCATCAAGGTGCTCGGGGGCTCCAAGCGGCGTTACGCCTCGATCGGCGACATCATCGTGGGCACCGTCAAAGACGCCATCCCTGGCGCCGCCGTGAAAAAGGGTGACGTGGTCAAGTGCGTCGTAGTACGAACGAAGAAGGAGAACCGTCGTCCCGACGGGTCCTACATCCGGTTCGACGAGAACGCCGCCGTGCTCATCAACGACGCCCTCCAGCCCCGGGGCACCCGCATCTTCGGGCCGGTCGGGCGTGAGCTGCGCGACAAGAAGTTCATGCGGATCATCTCGCTTGCACCCGAGGTTCTGTGA
- the rpsQ gene encoding 30S ribosomal protein S17 — MAEEAAAARPNRRKVREGLVVSTAGDKTAVVAIVERVRHRRYDKTVQRTKRLHAHDEANDLNVGDRVRVMETRPLSKLKRWRVVDVIERAR, encoded by the coding sequence GTGGCTGAGGAAGCTGCAGCTGCGCGTCCCAACCGCCGCAAGGTCCGTGAGGGCCTGGTCGTGTCCACCGCTGGCGACAAGACGGCGGTCGTCGCCATCGTCGAGCGCGTGCGCCACCGTCGCTACGACAAGACCGTGCAGCGCACCAAGCGCCTGCATGCCCACGACGAGGCCAACGACCTCAACGTGGGTGACCGGGTCCGGGTCATGGAGACCCGCCCCCTGTCGAAGCTGAAGCGCTGGCGGGTCGTCGACGTGATCGAGAGGGCACGATGA
- the rpmC gene encoding 50S ribosomal protein L29 gives MAKASQELRELAPDDLYTRLAEAQQELFNLRFQHVTGQLDNYARIGQVRRTVARLNTLLREREIEAAEAAESENRG, from the coding sequence ATGGCCAAGGCATCCCAGGAGCTGCGCGAGCTGGCGCCCGACGACCTTTACACCCGTCTGGCCGAGGCCCAGCAGGAGCTGTTCAACCTGCGCTTCCAGCACGTCACCGGCCAGCTCGACAACTATGCCCGCATCGGGCAGGTGCGGCGCACCGTCGCCCGCCTCAACACCCTGTTGCGCGAGCGCGAGATCGAAGCGGCCGAGGCCGCGGAAAGCGAGAACCGTGGCTGA
- the rplP gene encoding 50S ribosomal protein L16 translates to MLMPRRVKHRKQHRGRMEGNAKGGTTISHGDFGIQALEPGWITARQIEAARIAMTRHIKRGGKVWINIFPHKPVTQKPAETRMGSGKGNPEHWVAVVKPGRVMFELAGVSESLAREAMERAIQKLPIKAKFVVRSEEV, encoded by the coding sequence ATGCTGATGCCCCGCCGCGTCAAGCACCGCAAGCAGCACCGCGGGCGGATGGAGGGCAACGCCAAGGGCGGGACCACCATCAGTCACGGGGACTTCGGCATCCAGGCTCTCGAGCCGGGCTGGATCACCGCCCGCCAGATCGAGGCTGCCCGTATCGCCATGACCCGCCACATCAAGCGTGGTGGCAAGGTGTGGATCAACATCTTCCCCCACAAGCCCGTGACCCAGAAGCCGGCCGAGACCCGGATGGGTTCGGGCAAGGGCAACCCCGAGCACTGGGTGGCCGTCGTCAAGCCGGGCCGCGTCATGTTCGAGCTGGCGGGCGTGTCCGAGAGCCTGGCCCGCGAGGCCATGGAGCGGGCCATCCAGAAGCTGCCCATCAAGGCCAAGTTCGTCGTCCGATCCGAGGAGGTGTGA
- the rplV gene encoding 50S ribosomal protein L22: MTGPKLNQQPVLRSRPDRPARAVDAAPGSGTRSTARYARVSAYKVREVLDLVRGQTAERAQEILQFCERDAATLVGKVLKSAIANAEHNDAINPEELYVSACYADEGPTLKRWRPRARGRATRIRKRTCHVTVIVSRLPENELRKQRAARAPAGSDRRRRATASKPSPERAARVRASRGDQPAAVPTPAEPGPGAVSDEAPPRDAVPDDDAPTDDVPTDEVASDEVASDEVARDEVASDEEAAGPRDQPEADDDKRAE, encoded by the coding sequence ATGACGGGCCCCAAGCTCAACCAGCAGCCGGTGCTGCGCAGCCGTCCGGACCGGCCCGCCCGGGCGGTGGACGCCGCTCCCGGCAGTGGCACCCGCTCCACGGCTCGCTACGCCCGGGTCTCGGCCTACAAGGTGCGCGAGGTGCTCGACCTCGTCCGGGGCCAGACCGCCGAGCGGGCCCAGGAGATCCTGCAGTTCTGCGAGCGCGATGCCGCCACCCTGGTGGGCAAGGTGCTGAAGTCGGCCATCGCCAACGCCGAGCACAACGATGCCATCAACCCCGAAGAGCTCTACGTGTCGGCCTGCTACGCCGACGAAGGCCCCACGCTCAAGCGGTGGCGGCCCCGTGCCCGGGGACGGGCCACCCGCATCCGCAAGCGCACCTGCCACGTGACCGTGATCGTCAGCCGCCTGCCCGAGAACGAGCTTCGCAAGCAGCGGGCGGCCCGGGCCCCGGCTGGCAGTGACCGCCGCCGCCGGGCCACCGCCAGCAAGCCGTCCCCCGAGCGCGCTGCCCGGGTACGCGCCAGCCGCGGCGACCAGCCGGCCGCCGTGCCCACGCCGGCCGAGCCGGGGCCGGGTGCCGTGTCCGACGAGGCTCCTCCCCGGGACGCGGTCCCTGACGATGACGCTCCTACCGACGACGTACCGACCGACGAAGTGGCCAGCGACGAAGTGGCCAGCGACGAAGTGGCCAGGGACGAAGTGGCCAGCGACGAAGAGGCCGCCGGTCCCCGAGACCAGCCCGAGGCCGACGACGACAAGAGAGCCGAGTAG
- the rpsS gene encoding 30S ribosomal protein S19 has product MSRSVKKGPFVDDHLLKKVDDLNSRGEKRVIKTWSRRSTIIPDMVGHTIAVHDGRKHVPVYITEAMVGHKLGEFALTRTFRFHAGQERSGRR; this is encoded by the coding sequence ATGAGCCGAAGCGTCAAGAAAGGCCCGTTCGTCGACGACCATCTCTTGAAGAAGGTCGACGACCTCAACTCCCGGGGCGAGAAGCGCGTGATCAAGACGTGGTCGCGCCGCTCCACGATCATCCCCGACATGGTGGGCCACACCATCGCCGTCCACGACGGCCGCAAGCACGTGCCCGTCTACATCACCGAGGCCATGGTGGGCCACAAGCTGGGCGAGTTCGCGCTGACCCGCACGTTCCGGTTCCACGCCGGCCAGGAGAGGTCGGGGCGGAGGTAG
- the rplB gene encoding 50S ribosomal protein L2 has protein sequence MALRKRKPTSAGRRFQTVSDFSEITKTEPEKALLAPLSNTGGRNSYGRKTARHQGGGHKRQYRVIDFKRTKDDIPAKVAAIEYDPNRNARIALLHYLDGEKRYILAPAKVKVGDRLQSGQKAEIRPGNALPLRYIPVGTTVHNVELKPGGGGKMARGAGSSIQLVAKEGDFATLRLPSTEMRRVPIDCRATVGEVGNAEAELVSVGKAGRNRWKGVRPQTRGVAMNPVDHPLGGGEGKSSGGRHPVSPWGKPEGRTRDTNKPSQRLIVRRRRTRGARR, from the coding sequence ATGGCCCTTCGCAAGCGCAAGCCCACCAGTGCCGGCCGCCGTTTCCAGACGGTCTCCGACTTCTCCGAGATCACCAAGACAGAGCCCGAGAAGGCCCTGCTCGCCCCCCTGTCCAACACGGGCGGGCGCAACAGCTACGGGCGCAAGACGGCCCGCCACCAAGGTGGCGGCCACAAGCGCCAGTACCGGGTGATCGACTTCAAGCGCACAAAGGACGACATCCCGGCCAAGGTCGCGGCCATCGAGTACGACCCCAACCGCAACGCCCGCATCGCGCTGCTCCACTATCTCGACGGCGAGAAGCGCTACATCCTGGCCCCGGCCAAGGTGAAGGTGGGCGACCGCCTCCAGAGTGGGCAGAAGGCCGAGATCCGCCCGGGCAACGCCCTACCCCTGCGCTACATCCCCGTCGGGACCACGGTGCACAACGTCGAGCTCAAGCCCGGCGGCGGGGGCAAGATGGCGCGGGGCGCGGGGTCGTCCATCCAACTCGTGGCCAAGGAGGGCGACTTCGCCACCTTGCGCCTGCCCAGCACCGAGATGCGCCGCGTGCCCATCGACTGCCGGGCGACCGTCGGGGAGGTGGGCAACGCCGAGGCCGAGCTGGTTTCGGTGGGCAAGGCCGGCCGTAACCGCTGGAAGGGCGTCCGCCCCCAGACCCGCGGTGTGGCCATGAACCCCGTCGACCACCCGCTGGGCGGTGGCGAGGGGAAGTCGTCGGGTGGACGCCACCCGGTATCGCCTTGGGGCAAGCCCGAGGGCCGTACCCGCGACACCAACAAGCCGTCCCAGCGTCTGATCGTTCGCCGCCGCCGCACGCGCGGCGCCAGGAGGTAG
- the rplW gene encoding 50S ribosomal protein L23 — MNDPRSIVLRPVVSEKSYSLLDRNVYTFVVHPDASKIEIRSAVEEIFNVRVTKVNTLNRKGKRKRNRRQATFGKRSDTKRAVVTLAAGSRIDLFET, encoded by the coding sequence GTGAACGATCCCCGTTCCATCGTGTTGCGCCCGGTGGTGAGCGAGAAGTCCTACTCGCTGCTCGACCGCAACGTGTACACGTTCGTCGTCCATCCCGACGCCAGCAAGATCGAGATCCGCAGCGCCGTCGAGGAGATCTTCAACGTGCGGGTCACCAAGGTCAACACTCTCAACCGCAAGGGCAAGCGCAAGCGCAACCGCCGCCAGGCCACGTTCGGCAAGCGCTCCGACACCAAGCGGGCCGTCGTCACGCTGGCGGCTGGCAGCCGCATCGACCTGTTCGAGACATGA